One Monomorium pharaonis isolate MP-MQ-018 chromosome 4, ASM1337386v2, whole genome shotgun sequence DNA segment encodes these proteins:
- the LOC118645266 gene encoding uncharacterized protein LOC118645266, with translation MICQLCRSQINVNSTASVTRSVTQLTYLIGCMESDIVSQNVQNVKCNKNYCRSNRQINAKGREIWPTSNGMRDSKVTLLDRSSGSRLVGRHIHEKPPLDTTEFIRHDVIALPGPTT, from the exons ATGATATGCCAATTATGCAGATCGCAGATCAACGTGAATTCGACAGCCAGTGTGACACGATCAGTGACGCAGTTAACGTATCTGATTGGCTGCATGGAAAGTGATATC GTATCTCAGAACGTACAGAACGTGAAATGCAATAAGAACTACTGTCGAAGCAATCGGCAAATAAACGCAAAGGGACGGGAAATATGGCCGACCTCTAACGGAATGAGGGATTCAAAGGTAACTTTACTGGATAGGTCAAGTGGCTCACGGTTGGTCGGCCGGCATATCCACGAGAAGCCGCCGTTAGATACGACAGAGTTCATCCGTCACGACGTTATCGCGTTGCCCGGTCCGACTACGTGA